In Hamadaea flava, a genomic segment contains:
- a CDS encoding zinc-binding dehydrogenase, whose protein sequence is MRAVYAEAINPEDPLSGLAVGERPEPEAQPGWAVVRVLASALNHHDIWSLRGVGLSEAQLPMILGCDAVAETDDGSRVLVHAVIPEAKDPRGFSLLSEKHQGTLADYVTVPAENLLPLPGQMSTQDAVALPTAWLTAYRMLTTKGRIQDADAVLVQGAGGGVATAAVVLAHAMGKRVYATSRDAAKREKIAALGAIAVEPGARLPERVDVVIETVGPATFDHSLKCAAPGARIVVSGSTSGRSAEILLARVFMMELQILGSSMGTADELRALIDLVATQGVRPVIDEVFAFADARQAFEKLATGDVFGKLVLAHS, encoded by the coding sequence ATGCGCGCGGTGTATGCAGAGGCGATCAATCCGGAGGACCCGCTGAGCGGGCTCGCAGTCGGGGAGCGTCCGGAACCGGAGGCCCAACCCGGCTGGGCGGTCGTGCGCGTACTGGCCAGCGCGCTCAACCATCACGACATCTGGTCGCTGCGCGGAGTCGGCTTGTCCGAGGCACAGCTGCCGATGATCCTCGGCTGCGACGCCGTCGCCGAGACGGACGACGGGTCGCGCGTACTGGTGCACGCGGTGATCCCGGAGGCCAAGGATCCCCGCGGCTTCTCGCTGCTGAGCGAGAAGCATCAGGGCACCCTCGCCGACTACGTCACCGTTCCGGCGGAGAACCTGCTGCCGCTGCCCGGCCAGATGTCCACTCAGGACGCGGTGGCGCTGCCGACGGCGTGGCTCACGGCGTACCGGATGCTGACGACCAAGGGCCGGATTCAGGACGCCGACGCCGTCCTCGTCCAGGGCGCCGGCGGCGGCGTGGCGACGGCGGCCGTCGTCCTCGCCCACGCGATGGGCAAGCGCGTCTACGCCACCAGCCGCGACGCCGCCAAGCGGGAGAAGATCGCCGCGCTGGGCGCGATCGCCGTCGAGCCCGGCGCGCGGCTGCCCGAGCGGGTCGACGTCGTGATCGAGACGGTCGGCCCGGCCACCTTCGACCACTCGCTCAAGTGCGCCGCGCCCGGCGCGCGCATCGTGGTCTCCGGCTCCACCTCCGGCCGCAGCGCCGAGATACTGCTGGCCAGGGTGTTCATGATGGAGCTTCAGATCCTCGGCTCCAGCATGGGCACCGCCGACGAGCTGCGCGCATTGATCGACCTGGTGGCGACCCAGGGCGTCCGGCCGGTGATCGACGAGGTCTTCGCCTTCGCCGACGCGCGTCAGGCGTTCGAGAAGCTCGCCACCGGCGACGTGTTCGGCAAGCTCGTGCTCGCCCACTCGTAG
- a CDS encoding NAD(P)-dependent malic enzyme, with product MAVASTVPLTSREDLSLAYTPGVAQVCEAIAADPALTRELTWVGHTVAVVTDGSAVLGLGNIGPRAAMPVMEGKAVLFKQFGGVDAVPVCLDTQDTEQIIAVVKALAPSFGGINLEDIAAPRCFEIERRLDAELPIPVFHDDQHGTAIVVLAALRNAARLLGRDLGDLRVVVSGAGAAGIAVTKMLIAGGVDAGRVIVCDSKGTLYAERPDFAPGSEKAGLAAITNAGRVANGIEAALVGADVLIGVSGGQIAESAVAAMAPNSMIFALANPTPEVPPAIAGKYAAVVATGRSDFPNQINNVLAFPGIFRGALDAGAQRITEAMKLAAADAIAGIVAGDLRADQIVPSPLDPRVAPAVAAAVIAAT from the coding sequence ATGGCCGTGGCCAGCACCGTCCCCCTGACGAGCCGGGAGGACCTCTCCCTGGCGTACACGCCGGGGGTAGCCCAGGTGTGCGAGGCGATCGCCGCCGACCCGGCCCTGACCCGGGAGCTGACCTGGGTCGGTCACACCGTCGCGGTGGTGACCGACGGGTCGGCCGTGCTCGGCCTCGGCAACATCGGCCCCCGGGCCGCGATGCCCGTCATGGAGGGCAAGGCCGTCCTGTTCAAGCAGTTCGGCGGAGTCGACGCGGTACCGGTGTGCCTCGACACCCAGGACACCGAGCAGATCATCGCGGTCGTCAAGGCGCTCGCGCCCTCGTTCGGCGGGATCAACCTGGAGGACATCGCCGCCCCGCGCTGCTTCGAGATCGAGCGCCGGCTGGACGCCGAGCTGCCGATCCCGGTGTTCCACGACGACCAGCACGGCACCGCCATCGTGGTGCTGGCGGCGCTGCGCAACGCGGCCCGCCTGCTCGGCCGCGACCTGGGCGACCTTCGCGTCGTCGTCTCCGGCGCGGGCGCGGCCGGCATCGCGGTCACGAAGATGCTGATCGCGGGCGGCGTCGACGCCGGCCGGGTGATCGTCTGCGACTCCAAGGGCACCCTGTACGCCGAACGCCCCGACTTCGCGCCCGGCTCGGAGAAGGCCGGGCTGGCCGCGATCACGAACGCGGGCCGCGTCGCGAACGGCATCGAGGCCGCCCTGGTCGGAGCGGACGTGCTGATCGGGGTCTCGGGCGGGCAGATCGCCGAGTCGGCCGTCGCCGCGATGGCTCCGAACTCGATGATCTTCGCCCTGGCCAACCCGACTCCGGAGGTGCCGCCCGCCATCGCGGGCAAGTACGCCGCCGTCGTCGCCACCGGCCGCAGCGACTTCCCGAACCAGATCAACAACGTACTGGCGTTCCCGGGGATCTTCCGGGGCGCGCTGGACGCCGGAGCGCAGCGGATCACCGAGGCCATGAAGCTGGCCGCGGCCGACGCCATCGCCGGAATCGTCGCCGGGGACCTGCGCGCGGACCAGATCGTGCCTAGCCCGCTGGACCCGCGAGTCGCTCCGGCGGTCGCCGCCGCCGTCATCGCCGCCACCTAG